From Oceanotoga teriensis, the proteins below share one genomic window:
- a CDS encoding flagellin N-terminal helical domain-containing protein produces MRINHNLNALNAWRNLGNANSGMGKSLEKLSSGLRINRAGDDAAGLAISEKMRAQIKGYDMATKNAQDGISLIQTAEGALTEVHSMLQRMREISVQAANDTNNTEDRSALAKEIAQLQKEINRIGSTTKFNGSSLFAANKSFNLQIGPDKSSDLVLNVKSQAVTTATLTISAISITSNTAAQNAIASIENAIKVVSSLRAQFGAYQNRLEHTVNNLSVASENLTAAESRIRDVDMAKEMMSFTREQILLQSSNAMLAQSNQLPQNVLSLLR; encoded by the coding sequence ATGAGAATAAATCATAATTTAAATGCATTAAACGCATGGAGAAACTTAGGAAATGCAAATTCAGGAATGGGAAAATCATTAGAAAAATTGAGTTCAGGATTAAGAATTAACAGAGCTGGAGACGATGCTGCAGGATTGGCTATATCAGAAAAGATGAGAGCACAGATAAAAGGATATGATATGGCAACAAAGAATGCACAAGATGGAATATCATTGATACAGACAGCAGAAGGAGCGTTAACAGAGGTACATTCAATGCTTCAAAGAATGAGAGAAATATCAGTACAGGCTGCAAATGATACAAACAACACAGAAGATAGAAGTGCATTGGCAAAAGAAATAGCTCAATTACAAAAAGAAATAAACAGAATAGGATCAACAACTAAATTTAATGGTAGTTCATTATTTGCTGCAAATAAATCATTCAATTTACAGATAGGTCCAGATAAATCATCAGACCTCGTTTTAAATGTAAAATCTCAAGCTGTTACAACAGCTACTCTTACAATAAGTGCTATTTCAATAACTTCTAATACAGCTGCACAAAATGCTATAGCAAGTATAGAAAATGCAATAAAAGTTGTTTCAAGTTTAAGAGCACAATTTGGAGCATATCAGAACAGATTGGAACATACAGTAAATAACTTAAGTGTAGCAAGTGAAAACTTAACAGCAGCAGAATCAAGAATTAGAGATGTTGATATGGCGAAAGAAATGATGAGTTTCACAAGAGAACAGATATTATTACAATCATCAAATGCTATGTTGGCACAATCAAATCAATTACCACAAAATGTATTATCATTGTTGAGATAA
- a CDS encoding flagellin N-terminal helical domain-containing protein, with protein MRINHNLNALNAWRNLGNANSGMGKSLEKLSSGLRINRAGDDAAGLAISEKMRAQIKGYDMATKNAQDGISLIQTAEGALTEVHSMLQRMREISVQAANDTNNTEDRSALAKEITQLQKEIDRIGSTTKFNGSSLFAANKSFSLQIGPDKSSNLVLNVKSQAVSSTVLTINGLDISSNANAQTSISKIDGAIKAVSSLRAQFGAYQNRLEHTVNNLSVASENLTAAESRIRDVDMAKEMMSFTREQILLQSSNAMLAQSNQLPQNVLSLLR; from the coding sequence ATGAGAATAAATCATAATTTAAATGCATTAAACGCATGGAGAAATTTAGGAAATGCAAATTCAGGAATGGGAAAATCATTAGAAAAATTGAGTTCAGGATTAAGAATTAACAGAGCTGGAGACGATGCTGCAGGATTAGCTATATCAGAAAAAATGAGAGCACAGATAAAAGGATATGATATGGCAACAAAGAATGCACAAGATGGAATATCATTGATACAGACAGCAGAAGGAGCATTAACAGAGGTACATTCAATGCTTCAAAGAATGAGAGAAATATCAGTACAGGCTGCAAATGATACAAACAACACAGAAGATAGAAGTGCATTGGCAAAAGAAATAACTCAATTACAAAAAGAAATAGATAGAATAGGATCAACAACTAAATTCAATGGTAGTTCATTATTTGCTGCAAATAAATCATTTAGTTTACAGATAGGACCGGATAAATCATCAAATCTTGTTTTAAATGTAAAATCTCAAGCTGTTTCTTCCACTGTTTTAACTATAAATGGTTTAGATATATCTTCAAATGCAAATGCACAAACGTCTATTTCAAAGATAGATGGTGCTATAAAAGCAGTTTCAAGTTTAAGAGCACAGTTTGGAGCATATCAGAACAGATTGGAACATACAGTAAATAACTTAAGTGTAGCAAGTGAAAACTTAACAGCAGCAGAATCAAGAATTAGAGATGTTGATATGGCGAAAGAAATGATGAGTTTCACAAGAGAACAGATATTATTACAATCATCAAATGCTATGTTGGCACAATCAAATCAATTACCACAAAATGTATTATCATTATTGAGATAA
- a CDS encoding glycosyltransferase family 2 protein — translation MPKISACLIVRDEESNIQRCLDSIVEQVDEIIIVDTGSIDNTVELCKKYTDKIYFKKWNNNFSEARNYSIEKSTGDWVFLIDADEELFIKNIDKDLKFIVKKAEQNNCKVIIPINRNYMSFDYQTYDEFNLPRLFTKGNIKYVNSVHNQPIYNGKEFHTSDIKIYHYGYLWTESLKLKKLNRSYPLILNEIENFKEKNHDSQYYYIGQKLKLDLISENDYIFLRDFKKYKKEILEKSKEEAMSIENVKDYIYTIEKYGMVSEAKDITEVFYLNNKLNPDISLIMANFYYKENDYKNSIKYFEVFLNALYNYYNNISKISFSVIYNSILFKTLKMMFLCFSRENIELKFENVSEEKLIYIYNNNDFNYMSELYFYFLLKDLNINVKKPLLLQENFKNEVLERNIGRYLIKIDKEKKDLIYFLILSYSLYFENLDYMYSNIFEVFNENLNGKNLAIVLIFAEELFDILGNNIFYKLTLKALGENSDLWKYFEAVFYFKNKDKIKGMAFFNKNKSIHKKSMTEDIMYRYIKDIEITNYSLIKRPYILSVLDSNINLYENEKIFHSSICKIFENDNISQEFITFMNISDLNNINKSLVEDYLCLYEKNRDLNVMECLKNYIIKKIEDKSEKNLKSVIKDIEKILESFQNPYIPTPKWAISVLEDKNSKKSCFFDLKDKIIYLSIPAFNYNLDMEITFLNIWKEKRNFYYKEKILDKKDNSNIIKYFEEDINIINSYLDNYIDIEENMLLINFNKKYGIIGENDEFDFKLFDESAIFLPELLDEKNFKIFLEEDFFNSKLIITFSDPESAFKNPYSNFYLKDKIFLKNDYHIILNDGKYKYYIKK, via the coding sequence ATGCCAAAAATTTCCGCGTGTTTAATTGTTAGAGATGAAGAAAGTAACATTCAGAGATGTCTTGATTCAATAGTTGAACAAGTAGATGAAATAATAATTGTAGATACTGGATCAATTGATAATACTGTTGAACTTTGTAAAAAATATACAGATAAAATATATTTCAAAAAGTGGAATAATAATTTTTCTGAAGCAAGAAATTATTCGATAGAAAAATCAACGGGTGATTGGGTATTTTTGATAGATGCAGATGAAGAATTATTTATAAAAAATATCGATAAAGATTTAAAATTCATAGTAAAAAAGGCAGAACAAAATAATTGCAAAGTGATAATTCCTATAAATAGAAATTATATGAGTTTTGATTATCAAACATATGATGAATTTAATCTTCCAAGATTGTTTACAAAAGGAAATATAAAATATGTAAATTCGGTACATAATCAGCCGATTTATAATGGTAAAGAATTTCATACATCAGATATAAAAATATATCATTATGGATATTTATGGACAGAAAGCCTAAAATTGAAAAAATTAAATAGATCATATCCACTAATACTAAATGAGATAGAAAATTTTAAAGAAAAAAATCATGATTCACAATATTATTATATAGGACAAAAACTAAAATTGGACTTAATATCAGAAAATGATTATATTTTTTTAAGAGATTTTAAAAAATATAAGAAAGAAATATTAGAAAAGTCTAAAGAAGAAGCCATGTCTATAGAAAATGTTAAAGATTATATATATACAATAGAAAAATATGGAATGGTTTCAGAGGCTAAAGATATAACAGAAGTTTTTTATTTAAACAATAAATTAAATCCAGATATTTCTTTGATAATGGCTAATTTCTATTATAAAGAAAATGATTATAAAAACAGTATTAAATACTTTGAAGTTTTTTTGAATGCTTTGTACAATTATTATAATAATATTTCGAAGATAAGTTTTTCTGTTATTTATAATTCGATACTATTTAAAACATTAAAAATGATGTTTCTTTGTTTTTCAAGAGAAAATATTGAATTAAAATTTGAAAATGTTTCAGAAGAAAAACTTATATATATATATAATAACAATGATTTTAATTATATGTCGGAGTTATATTTTTATTTTTTATTAAAAGACTTAAATATAAATGTAAAAAAACCATTATTATTACAAGAAAATTTTAAAAATGAAGTTCTCGAAAGAAATATAGGAAGATATTTAATTAAAATAGATAAAGAAAAAAAAGATTTAATATATTTTTTGATATTATCTTATTCATTATATTTTGAAAATTTGGATTATATGTACTCTAATATATTTGAAGTTTTTAATGAAAATTTAAATGGTAAAAACTTGGCAATAGTCCTTATATTTGCAGAAGAACTCTTTGATATTTTAGGTAATAATATATTTTATAAATTAACTCTAAAAGCTTTAGGAGAAAATTCGGATCTTTGGAAATATTTTGAAGCTGTTTTTTATTTTAAAAATAAAGATAAAATAAAAGGAATGGCTTTTTTCAATAAAAATAAATCAATTCATAAAAAAAGTATGACAGAAGATATAATGTACAGATATATTAAAGATATAGAAATAACTAATTATTCATTGATAAAAAGACCATATATATTATCTGTTTTGGACAGTAATATAAATTTATATGAGAATGAGAAAATATTTCATAGTTCTATTTGTAAAATTTTTGAAAATGATAATATATCTCAAGAATTTATTACATTTATGAATATATCAGATTTAAATAATATCAATAAAAGTTTAGTTGAAGATTATTTGTGCTTATATGAAAAAAATAGAGATTTAAATGTAATGGAATGTTTAAAAAATTATATAATCAAAAAAATAGAAGATAAATCTGAAAAAAATCTAAAAAGTGTAATTAAAGATATAGAAAAAATATTAGAAAGTTTTCAAAATCCTTATATACCAACACCAAAATGGGCAATATCTGTCTTAGAAGATAAAAATTCTAAAAAAAGTTGTTTTTTTGATTTGAAAGATAAAATAATTTATTTATCTATACCTGCTTTTAATTATAATTTAGATATGGAAATAACTTTTTTAAATATTTGGAAAGAAAAAAGAAATTTTTATTATAAAGAAAAAATTTTAGATAAGAAAGATAATTCAAATATAATAAAATATTTTGAAGAAGATATAAATATAATTAATTCTTATTTAGATAATTATATAGATATTGAGGAAAATATGCTTTTGATAAATTTTAACAAAAAGTATGGAATTATTGGCGAAAATGATGAATTTGATTTTAAATTATTTGATGAATCAGCTATATTTTTACCAGAACTATTAGATGAAAAAAACTTTAAAATATTTTTGGAAGAAGATTTTTTTAATTCTAAATTGATAATAACTTTTTCAGATCCTGAAAGTGCATTTAAAAATCCATATTCAAACTTCTATTTAAAAGATAAGATTTTTTTGAAGAATGATTATCATATCATTTTAAATGATGGTAAATATAAATATTATATAAAAAAATAG
- the fliD gene encoding flagellar filament capping protein FliD, with product MSNDLLGSFQLGGLSGSFDTNTVIQQLMKIESMPLEKAQDEYKVLQNTQKAWDIIDDKLEEFYNYLNNFKLKSSFLKKNAMSSNEDIMKVSSNGNAGNSTFYVNIKQAATAGYIEGQSNIDDKSKTLADLGLTSGKFKIQMSGLNPDGSAKEAIEFDLSKYDADATIDSVLKNMSSKMPDANIIFEKDSSGSNFKAFVMNKNTGEENFTLTAVDADGGKFLGSILNNGTSLNANDTIDTTSSTANYKGILGKDAEIAIDLNGDGTEELTLNSSSNAVSFNGMTLNIQKESEATDWTKISVEDDVNATYDNIKEFTDKYNEVMKFLYDKLYTETEVQGKEEDKMTDEEKAKGVLKGNSNLRTVFEKLKSLRFGTIEDSSLAYNSFASVGISSGISSSLVESNLENARKGLISIDETKLKEALRTNSDAVFDLFNIINDDSKKSGIANQIKDYVWDTTKYKGFIDEINGLEGSLSKEMKGLSKRMLNLTRKINMKEAMYVRQFSAMEQAISKMQSQGNYLLSKMG from the coding sequence ATGTCTAATGATTTATTAGGTTCTTTTCAATTGGGAGGACTTTCGGGTTCATTTGATACAAATACAGTAATACAACAGTTGATGAAAATAGAATCTATGCCTTTAGAAAAAGCTCAAGATGAATATAAAGTACTTCAAAATACTCAGAAGGCTTGGGATATAATAGATGATAAATTAGAAGAATTTTATAATTATTTAAACAATTTCAAATTAAAATCAAGTTTTTTGAAGAAAAATGCCATGAGTTCAAATGAAGATATAATGAAAGTTTCATCGAATGGAAATGCAGGAAATTCCACTTTTTATGTCAATATTAAACAAGCTGCAACAGCTGGATATATTGAAGGACAGTCAAATATAGATGATAAATCTAAAACTTTAGCCGATCTCGGTTTAACTTCTGGAAAATTTAAAATTCAAATGTCTGGTTTAAATCCTGATGGTTCGGCAAAAGAAGCCATAGAATTTGATTTATCAAAATATGATGCAGATGCAACAATAGATTCTGTGTTAAAAAATATGAGTTCAAAGATGCCGGATGCAAATATAATCTTTGAAAAAGATTCATCAGGATCTAATTTTAAAGCATTTGTAATGAATAAAAATACAGGTGAAGAAAACTTTACTTTAACTGCTGTTGATGCTGATGGTGGAAAATTCTTAGGTAGCATATTAAACAATGGAACATCTTTAAATGCAAATGATACAATAGATACAACTTCCTCTACAGCTAATTATAAAGGTATTTTAGGTAAAGATGCAGAAATCGCTATAGATTTAAATGGAGATGGAACAGAAGAATTAACCTTGAACTCTTCTTCAAATGCTGTTTCATTTAATGGTATGACTTTGAATATTCAAAAAGAATCTGAAGCTACTGATTGGACAAAGATTTCAGTTGAAGATGATGTGAATGCCACTTATGACAATATAAAAGAATTCACAGATAAATACAATGAAGTTATGAAATTTCTTTATGATAAATTGTATACAGAAACTGAAGTGCAAGGAAAAGAAGAAGACAAGATGACAGATGAAGAAAAAGCTAAAGGAGTTTTAAAAGGAAATTCAAATTTAAGAACCGTATTTGAAAAATTAAAATCTTTGAGATTTGGAACTATAGAAGATAGTTCATTAGCTTATAATTCATTTGCAAGTGTAGGTATTTCTTCAGGTATATCAAGTTCTTTAGTTGAATCAAACCTTGAAAATGCCCGTAAAGGATTAATTTCAATAGATGAAACAAAACTTAAAGAAGCTTTAAGAACTAATTCTGATGCTGTTTTTGATTTATTCAACATAATAAATGATGATTCCAAAAAAAGTGGTATTGCAAATCAAATAAAAGATTATGTTTGGGATACTACAAAGTATAAAGGCTTTATTGATGAAATAAATGGCCTCGAAGGTTCTTTGAGTAAAGAAATGAAAGGCCTTTCAAAACGTATGCTCAATTTAACAAGAAAAATAAATATGAAAGAAGCCATGTATGTAAGACAATTTTCTGCAATGGAACAAGCTATAAGCAAAATGCAATCACAAGGTAATTATTTATTGAGTAAAATGGGATAA
- a CDS encoding phospho-sugar mutase, protein MKDLKVISYEKLNEWIEKTEKDVKDELEKIKTNEDEILDRFYKDLEFGTGGMRGKMGAGSNRMNIYTVARATQGFANYIKSKKDFPSVVIAYDNRNMSPEFSKIAAQVFAGNGIRVYLFPELTATPILSYAVRHLSADGGIVITASHNPPEYNGYKVYTSDGTQAVPKYAKMIIEEVNKLDYFNDIKIMNYDEAVEQEKIKILDDELFNDYIDEIEGYIRSIDPSIKRNLDITYTPLHGTGLKPVEEILSKLGFNVNIVKEQAIHDGNFPTVKSPNPEEKKAFDMALKLAKETNSELVLATDPDADRIGVFEKNGNDYVTFNGNEMGIMLSHFLLTNMKEHAILPKNGVIIKTIVSTEMIKPMAKEFGIEVEETLTGFKFIGEKMEYYDQTKTKKFLFGFEESYGCLANNHARDKDAVIASALIATLKSKLKQEKKTLKEYLQELNEKYGFYKEKLLSYTFEGIQGNQKISKLMKIIKEEPPAKLNNAELFETVDYNSGINGLPKSNVIELRYENIKIIARPSGTEPKIKFYLMAKGSSFEEAMSKIDFAEKAVSEIVNKI, encoded by the coding sequence ATGAAAGATTTAAAAGTTATTTCATATGAAAAATTAAATGAATGGATTGAAAAAACAGAAAAAGATGTTAAGGATGAATTAGAAAAAATAAAAACTAATGAAGATGAGATATTGGATAGATTTTATAAAGATCTTGAATTTGGAACTGGAGGAATGAGAGGTAAAATGGGTGCTGGAAGTAACAGAATGAATATTTATACAGTTGCAAGAGCTACACAAGGATTTGCAAACTATATAAAATCAAAAAAAGACTTTCCTTCTGTTGTTATTGCATATGATAATAGAAATATGTCACCTGAATTTTCTAAAATAGCTGCTCAAGTTTTTGCTGGAAATGGTATTAGAGTTTATTTATTTCCTGAATTGACAGCTACTCCCATATTATCTTATGCTGTAAGACATTTATCAGCTGATGGGGGAATTGTTATAACTGCAAGTCATAATCCTCCAGAATATAATGGATATAAAGTTTATACATCTGATGGTACACAGGCAGTTCCAAAATATGCTAAAATGATAATAGAAGAAGTTAACAAATTAGATTATTTTAATGATATAAAAATTATGAATTATGATGAAGCAGTTGAACAAGAAAAAATAAAAATCTTAGATGATGAACTTTTTAATGATTATATAGATGAAATAGAAGGATATATAAGATCTATAGATCCTTCTATAAAAAGAAATCTTGATATAACTTATACTCCTTTGCATGGAACAGGATTAAAGCCTGTTGAAGAAATTTTGAGTAAACTTGGTTTTAATGTTAATATAGTAAAGGAACAAGCTATTCATGATGGAAATTTTCCAACTGTAAAATCTCCAAATCCAGAAGAAAAAAAAGCATTTGATATGGCTTTAAAACTTGCAAAAGAAACTAATTCAGAATTAGTTCTTGCAACAGATCCGGATGCGGATAGAATAGGTGTCTTTGAAAAAAATGGAAATGATTATGTCACATTTAATGGTAATGAAATGGGAATAATGTTGAGTCACTTTTTGCTAACAAATATGAAAGAACATGCCATATTACCTAAAAATGGTGTTATAATAAAGACAATAGTTTCAACAGAGATGATAAAACCTATGGCTAAAGAATTTGGAATTGAAGTTGAAGAAACACTTACAGGATTTAAATTCATAGGAGAAAAAATGGAATATTATGATCAAACAAAAACTAAAAAGTTTTTGTTTGGATTTGAAGAAAGTTATGGATGTTTAGCTAACAATCATGCTAGAGATAAGGATGCTGTTATAGCTTCAGCGTTGATAGCTACATTAAAATCAAAATTAAAACAAGAAAAAAAGACTTTAAAGGAATATTTACAAGAATTGAATGAAAAATATGGTTTTTACAAAGAAAAATTATTATCTTATACATTTGAAGGCATTCAAGGAAATCAAAAGATATCCAAACTCATGAAAATTATAAAAGAGGAACCACCTGCAAAATTAAATAATGCAGAATTATTTGAAACTGTTGATTATAATTCTGGAATAAATGGATTACCAAAGTCCAATGTTATTGAATTAAGATATGAAAATATCAAAATAATTGCAAGGCCTTCTGGAACAGAACCTAAAATTAAATTTTATCTTATGGCAAAAGGAAGTAGTTTTGAAGAAGCTATGAGCAAGATTGACTTTGCCGAAAAAGCTGTTTCAGAAATAGTTAACAAGATTTAA
- the truA gene encoding tRNA pseudouridine(38-40) synthase TruA yields MRMVAATVAYDGTDFYGYQGQRTFRTVQGDFENALEKIFKEKVICHGSGRTDTGVHAYGQVIAFKVPNDRMTVQNVKDALNSVLPNDIYIRELKEVSLKFNPRFMAKKRIYHYYIYTGKQPNIFMRNRVWWFPYDLDIEKMREAAKHFEGEKDFSSFKTGNDERNPIREIKRVRIIRTSKDMILIRVEGTSFLKRMVRNIVGSLAKVGTNTWEPQRIKEIIEAKDRSKAPASAPPEGLYFYRVMF; encoded by the coding sequence ATGAGAATGGTTGCAGCAACGGTTGCATATGATGGTACAGATTTTTATGGCTATCAGGGTCAAAGGACTTTTAGAACTGTACAGGGAGATTTTGAAAATGCCCTTGAAAAAATCTTCAAGGAAAAAGTTATATGTCATGGTTCGGGAAGAACAGATACCGGTGTTCATGCTTATGGACAAGTTATAGCTTTCAAAGTTCCAAATGATAGAATGACTGTTCAAAATGTTAAAGATGCTTTAAATTCTGTGCTTCCAAATGATATATATATAAGAGAGTTAAAAGAGGTATCTCTTAAATTTAACCCAAGATTTATGGCAAAAAAAAGAATTTATCATTATTATATATATACTGGAAAACAACCCAATATTTTTATGAGAAATAGAGTATGGTGGTTTCCATATGATTTGGATATAGAAAAAATGAGAGAAGCTGCAAAACATTTTGAAGGTGAAAAAGATTTCTCAAGTTTTAAGACAGGAAATGATGAGAGAAATCCAATTAGAGAAATAAAAAGGGTTAGAATAATAAGAACTTCAAAAGATATGATATTGATAAGAGTTGAAGGAACTTCATTCTTAAAAAGAATGGTAAGAAATATAGTAGGGTCACTTGCAAAGGTGGGAACTAATACATGGGAACCTCAGAGAATAAAAGAAATAATAGAAGCAAAAGACAGATCAAAAGCACCAGCTTCAGCACCACCAGAAGGATTATACTTTTATCGTGTTATGTTTTAA
- the secA gene encoding preprotein translocase subunit SecA gives MKLFGLFDKNKKLLKQYSKRVEKINELESQMTELKDEELKQKTEDFKNRLKNGETVEDILEEAFAVVRETSKRILGMRHFDVQLIGGISLHDGKVAEMKTGEGKTLVATLPLYLNALTGKNCQLATHNDYLAQRDANWMRPIYEFLGLSVGFIYSGMSKEERKNAYECDITYGTANEFGFDYLRDNLVYSLEDKSQRDHYFTIVDEADSILIDEARTPLIISGPSDTPSELYRRFAMFSRKFENEKDYTIDEKQKTVALTEEGIEKAEKMLNIENLYDPQNIKYLFHLLNALKANLFFKKDKDYIIQDGEVVIVDEFTGRLLDGRRYSEGLHQSIEAKEGVKVNQESLTYATITFQNYFRMYDKLAGMTGTAKTEEEEFQQIYNCDVIVIPTNKPVVRMDKNDLIFKTEKEKYNALIDEIEERNKKGQPMLVGTTSIENSELISKLLKKRGVKHEVLNAKQHEREAEIVMNAGNKNSVTIATNMAGRGTDIKINDEVKELGGLYVIGTERHESRRIDNQLVGRSGRQGDPGESRFFLSFEDEMLRLFGGEKLKNIMNTLKIEEGQPIEHKLLSNIIRDAQKKVEGIHFSIRKRLYELDSVMDQQRNSIYNHRNWILEQSNHDEHIKEIFEDVTERISESAWDEKEEKLDKELVKNKLNSFLINKEIKSQDMQELRNEIFDLVWNRYEQQKEDFGEEFSKVSKYVMLRIIDEKWRNHLDAIEALKEAVGLRAYGQKNPTIEFKKEAYYMFTQLVDGIYDDIVNYLLRIVKVDSQREEKETKKVTDSLNYMHGEYSALNRDGRRKEKQTTYSEKMGKIRRGKIKVKK, from the coding sequence ATGAAATTATTTGGATTATTTGATAAAAACAAAAAATTATTAAAACAATACTCTAAAAGAGTTGAAAAAATAAATGAATTAGAATCTCAAATGACAGAATTAAAGGATGAAGAATTAAAACAAAAAACAGAAGATTTTAAAAATAGACTTAAAAATGGTGAAACCGTTGAAGATATATTAGAAGAGGCTTTTGCTGTTGTCAGAGAAACATCTAAGAGAATACTTGGAATGAGACATTTTGATGTTCAATTAATAGGTGGTATATCCTTACATGATGGTAAAGTAGCTGAAATGAAAACTGGAGAAGGTAAAACGCTTGTTGCTACATTACCGTTATATTTAAATGCTTTAACAGGTAAAAATTGTCAACTTGCTACACATAATGATTATCTTGCACAAAGAGATGCTAATTGGATGAGACCAATATACGAATTTTTAGGTTTGAGTGTAGGGTTTATTTATTCAGGAATGAGCAAAGAAGAAAGAAAAAATGCTTATGAATGTGATATAACTTATGGTACAGCTAATGAATTTGGATTTGATTATTTGAGAGATAACCTTGTTTATTCTTTAGAAGATAAATCTCAAAGAGATCATTACTTCACAATAGTTGATGAAGCCGACTCTATTTTAATAGATGAAGCAAGAACACCTTTGATAATATCAGGACCTTCTGATACTCCTTCAGAACTCTATAGAAGGTTTGCAATGTTTTCTAGAAAATTTGAAAATGAAAAAGATTATACAATAGATGAAAAACAAAAAACAGTAGCTTTGACAGAAGAGGGAATTGAAAAAGCTGAAAAAATGTTAAATATAGAAAACCTATATGATCCTCAAAATATAAAATATCTATTCCATCTTTTGAATGCACTTAAAGCGAATTTGTTTTTTAAAAAGGATAAAGACTATATAATTCAAGATGGAGAAGTTGTAATAGTCGATGAATTTACAGGTAGACTTCTCGATGGAAGAAGATATTCTGAAGGTCTTCATCAATCAATAGAAGCAAAAGAAGGAGTTAAAGTAAATCAAGAAAGTCTTACATATGCTACTATAACATTTCAGAATTATTTTAGAATGTATGATAAATTAGCTGGAATGACAGGTACTGCCAAAACTGAAGAAGAAGAATTTCAACAAATATATAATTGTGATGTAATAGTTATACCAACTAATAAACCCGTTGTTAGAATGGATAAAAATGATCTCATTTTTAAAACTGAAAAAGAAAAATATAATGCACTTATAGATGAAATAGAAGAAAGAAATAAAAAAGGTCAACCTATGCTTGTAGGTACAACTTCTATAGAAAATAGTGAATTAATAAGTAAACTATTAAAAAAGAGAGGCGTAAAACATGAAGTTTTGAATGCAAAGCAACATGAAAGAGAAGCCGAAATAGTTATGAATGCTGGAAATAAAAATTCTGTTACAATAGCTACAAATATGGCTGGTAGAGGTACAGATATTAAAATAAATGATGAAGTAAAAGAATTGGGTGGACTTTATGTAATTGGTACTGAAAGACATGAAAGTAGGAGAATAGATAATCAACTTGTAGGTAGATCTGGTAGACAAGGGGATCCAGGAGAGTCAAGATTTTTCTTATCTTTTGAAGATGAAATGTTGAGGCTTTTTGGTGGAGAAAAATTAAAGAATATAATGAACACATTAAAAATAGAAGAAGGACAACCAATTGAACATAAGCTTTTATCTAACATAATAAGAGATGCACAAAAAAAGGTTGAAGGAATTCACTTTTCAATAAGAAAAAGATTGTATGAACTAGATTCTGTTATGGATCAGCAAAGAAATTCTATATACAATCATAGAAATTGGATACTTGAACAAAGTAATCATGATGAACATATAAAAGAAATATTTGAAGATGTTACAGAAAGAATATCTGAAAGTGCTTGGGATGAAAAAGAAGAAAAGTTAGATAAAGAGTTAGTTAAAAATAAATTAAATTCATTTTTGATAAATAAAGAGATAAAATCTCAAGATATGCAAGAATTAAGAAATGAAATTTTTGATCTTGTTTGGAATAGATATGAACAACAAAAAGAAGATTTCGGAGAAGAATTTTCAAAAGTCTCAAAATATGTTATGTTGAGAATAATAGATGAAAAATGGAGAAATCATCTCGATGCTATAGAAGCTTTAAAAGAAGCAGTTGGATTGAGGGCCTATGGACAAAAAAATCCAACGATAGAATTTAAAAAAGAAGCTTATTATATGTTTACTCAACTCGTAGATGGAATATACGATGATATAGTTAATTATTTACTTAGAATAGTAAAAGTAGATTCTCAAAGAGAAGAAAAGGAAACAAAAAAAGTAACGGATAGTTTGAATTATATGCATGGAGAATATTCGGCACTGAATAGAGATGGAAGAAGAAAAGAAAAACAGACTACTTACTCTGAAAAAATGGGTAAGATTAGAAGAGGAAAGATAAAAGTAAAAAAATAA